One Euphorbia lathyris chromosome 1, ddEupLath1.1, whole genome shotgun sequence DNA segment encodes these proteins:
- the LOC136223949 gene encoding heavy metal-associated isoprenylated plant protein 39 has protein sequence MAQVKVVLKVMTMTDEKTKQKAIEAAADIYGVDSIAADLKDQKLTVIGTMDTVAVAKKLKKVGKVEIVSVGPAKEEKKEEKKEEKKEEKKEEKKEEKKEEKKEEKK, from the exons aTGGCTCAG GTAAAGGTCGTTTTAAAGGTAATGACCATGACTGATGAGAAGACTaagcagaaggcgattgaagcTGCTGCTGATATCTACG GGGTTGATTCGATTGCTGCGGATCTGAAAGATCAAAAGCTAACGGTGATAGGGACAATGGACACAGTAGCAGTggctaaaaagttgaagaaagtGGGGAAAGTGGAGATAGTTTCAGTTGGGCCTgctaaagaagaaaagaaagaagagaaaaaagaggagaaaaaagaagagaagaaagaggaaaagaaggaagagaagaaagaagagaagaaagaggagaaaaagtaa
- the LOC136225627 gene encoding pentatricopeptide repeat-containing protein At1g55630-like: protein MNTIALYCRRMVHKVSYVLFVSRKFSDYSCDGDSTSNGFQYVEEPLRRLYKYTEFDSHDFKSFGEDHFTPRRHFIENVRMDAGRVIDILRQDGPGYDVKAALNELQLRVSGLLVREVLVRILRNINYENRTKCAKLAYRFFVWSSLQENYRHTANAYHLIMKIFAEAEEYKAMWRLLDEMVEKGYPTTARTFNILICTCGEAGLARRVVERFIKSKTFNFRPFKHSYNAILQVLLAIRQYKLIEWVYQRMLDEGYYPDTLTYNIIMCAKYRLGKLNHFHRLLDEMGRSGFPPDLHTYNILLHVLGKGDKPIAALNLLNHMKEVDYDPTALHFTTLIDGLSRAGNLEACKYFFDEMIRNGCFPDVVCYTVMITSYVVAGELENAQALFDDMIAGGLLPNVFTYNSMIRGLCMAERYDEAYSMLKEMESRGCNPNFLVYSTLVSNLRNGGKLSLARKVIKEMEEKGQHVPIFKGCKR from the coding sequence ATGAACACCATAGCTCTATATTGCAGAAGAATGGTTCATAAAGTTTCGTATGTTTTGTTCGTTTCGAGAAAATTCTCTGACTATAGCTGTGATGGTGATAGCACTAGTAATGGGTTTCAGTACGTTGAGGAACCCTTGAGAAGATTGTATAAATATACGGAATTTGATTCTCATGATTTTAAAAGCTTTGGTGAGGATCATTTCACCCCCAGGCGGCATTTTATCGAGAACGTGAGAATGGATGCTGGGAGAGTAATTGATATTCTAAGACAAGATGGCCCGGGATATGATGTAAAAGCAGCTTTAAATGAGCTGCAATTGAGGGTTTCAGGTCTTCTTGTTCGTGAAGTTCTTGTGAGGATTTTGAGAAACATAAATTATGAGAATAGAACAAAATGTGCCAAATTAGCTTATAGGTTTTTTGTGTGGTCTAGTCTGCAGGAAAATTACAGGCATACTGCAAATGCATATCATTTGATAATGAAGATATTTGCAGAGGCCGAGGAGTATAAGGCAATGTGGAGATTgcttgatgagatggttgagaAAGGTTACCCAACTACAGCCCGGACATTTAATATATTGATATGTACTTGTGGTGAAGCTGGTTTGGCTAGGAGGGTTGTGGAAAGATTCATCAAGTCGAAAACATTCAATTTTAGGCCGTTTAAACATTCTTACAATGCAATTCTGCAAGTTCTGCTTGCAATTCGGCAGTACAAGTTGATTGAATGGGTGTATCAGAGAATGCTGGATGAGGGTTACTATCCAGATACTCTtacttataatattattatgtGTGCAAAGTATAGATTGGGGAAATTAAATCATTTTCATAGATTACTTGATGAAATGGGTAGGAGTGGATTTCCCCCGGATCTTCACACCTACAATATCCTTCTCCATGTTCTGGGTAAAGGTGACAAGCCAATTGCTGCACTTAATCTCTTGAATCATATGAAGGAAGTGGATTATGATCCTACTGCTCTTCACTTCACTACATTGATAGATGGCCTGAGTCGGGCTGGGAATCTAGAAGCATGCAAGTATTTTTTTGATGAAATGATAAGAAATGGATGCTTCCCTGATGTTGTTTGTTACACTGTGATGATCACTTCATATGTAGTAGCAGGGGAGCTTGAAAATGCTCAAGCTTTGTTTGACGATATGATAGCCGGGGGCCTACTACCAAATGTCTTTACCTATAATTCTATGATTCGTGGGTTATGTATGGCAGAGAGATATGATGAAGCCTACAGCATGCTAAAGGAAATGGAATCTAGAGGATGTAATCCCAATTTTCTTGTGTACAGTACCCTAGTGAGCAATTTGCGGAATGGTGGAAAACTTTCTTTGGCTCGTAAAGTAATCAAAGAGATGGAGGAGAAGGGGCAACATGTGCCGATTTTCAAGGGATGTAAGAGATAA